In Lentimicrobium sp. L6, the following proteins share a genomic window:
- a CDS encoding SDR family oxidoreductase, translating to MKDKVVIITGASSGIGKALVYEYAKRGAKIVMAARNISKLEEIRGGLLKQGTDCLAVNTDVSLEKDCENLINLTVEKFGRIDILINNAGISMRALFKDLELDVLKQLMDVNFWGTVYCSKYALPYLIERKGSLVGVISIAGYVGLPGRTGYSASKFAVRGFLDTLRVENLKTGLHVLVAAPGFTQSNIRNVALTKDGSVQGDSPRNEGKMMTSEQVACKIVKAIDKKKAAIVLTFLEGKFTVFLNKTFPRILEKLTYKHMAKEADSPIK from the coding sequence ATGAAAGATAAGGTTGTCATTATTACAGGAGCTTCTTCAGGGATAGGAAAGGCATTGGTATATGAGTATGCCAAGCGAGGGGCTAAAATTGTTATGGCTGCACGGAACATTTCTAAACTTGAAGAAATTCGTGGAGGTTTATTAAAACAGGGTACAGATTGTTTAGCTGTAAATACAGATGTTTCATTAGAAAAAGATTGTGAGAACCTCATTAATTTAACAGTAGAGAAATTTGGTAGAATTGATATTCTGATTAATAATGCAGGGATAAGTATGAGGGCGCTGTTCAAGGATCTGGAACTGGATGTTTTAAAACAATTGATGGATGTGAATTTTTGGGGAACTGTTTATTGCAGCAAATATGCTTTACCTTATTTGATAGAGCGAAAGGGGTCTTTAGTTGGAGTGATTAGTATTGCTGGATATGTCGGCTTGCCTGGGAGAACAGGTTATAGTGCATCTAAATTTGCAGTAAGAGGGTTTTTAGATACTTTGAGAGTAGAAAACCTAAAAACAGGACTACATGTATTAGTGGCCGCGCCAGGTTTTACTCAGAGCAATATTCGAAATGTAGCATTGACTAAAGATGGAAGTGTTCAAGGTGATAGCCCTAGAAATGAAGGTAAAATGATGACATCTGAACAAGTGGCATGTAAGATTGTTAAAGCTATTGATAAAAAAAAGGCGGCAATCGTCCTTACTTTTTTAGAGGGGAAATTCACTGTTTTTCTTAATAAAACCTTTCCTCGTATTCTTGAGAAGCTTACCTATAAACATATGGCTAAAGAGGCTGATTCTCCTATCAAATAG
- a CDS encoding PAS domain S-box protein: MGEFEVLIVEDEVINAKVLQEFLESKGYKILDVVTSGEAAIDYVGIKKPDLILMDIELDGKISGIEAVEHINKNDKIPILYITSQTDKQVVKRAKETEPVGYIIKPFSPLQLEITLEMARKKVLVDQELLNYQLYLEHLVVDRTKELINEVELTKSARQQAIENEIKLKAITTAANDAIVLFDEYGQVKFWNKAAEKMFLYDEEDILDNNIRVLFSSDNENDDFARGLETIQHAIDNHLLGENIEFVATKADGSEIPVEMSLAAVDIDDEHLVLSIMRDISQRKHDLEEIKRFKLISDLANYGLAITNDIGEFVYVNKYFAELIEYEQEEMLGRSFFTVTPRVSKSEIADFVEKSSNIHGGEGLELIVVSKSEKEIPVMFNSVIIRDKYGAPKFYAVSATDIRERKEYEENILKAKRLAEESDRMKTAFLSTISHELRTPLNAIIGFAELIRVTEVDMDDVKDFNDEIYKGGNHLLSIVEDILDISMLESKDLKIYPVEFSLNNLMKIVHQKFYSNQRYDNHNINLVWKGNRKDGEEVFFTDNSKLEQILTKLIDNAFKFSTKGTIEFGYKYNEKENLYDFYVKDEGKGIQGTKLTDIFESFKQAEEGNNRAHDGLGLGLSIVNQLLELMKGEIYVDSELGKGSIFTFNINQA, from the coding sequence ATGGGTGAGTTTGAAGTGTTGATTGTTGAGGATGAGGTGATTAATGCTAAAGTTCTTCAAGAGTTTTTAGAGAGCAAAGGTTATAAAATACTTGATGTCGTAACTTCAGGCGAAGCTGCCATAGATTATGTTGGTATAAAAAAACCAGATTTAATTCTGATGGATATTGAACTTGATGGGAAAATATCTGGTATAGAGGCAGTAGAACATATTAATAAGAACGACAAAATACCTATTCTTTATATCACAAGCCAAACTGATAAGCAAGTTGTGAAACGGGCAAAAGAAACGGAGCCTGTTGGATATATTATCAAACCATTTTCACCTTTACAATTAGAGATTACATTGGAAATGGCACGCAAGAAAGTTTTAGTAGATCAGGAACTTCTAAACTATCAATTGTATTTAGAGCATTTGGTTGTAGATCGCACCAAAGAGTTGATTAATGAAGTTGAGCTAACCAAATCGGCTCGGCAGCAAGCCATAGAGAATGAGATTAAACTTAAAGCTATAACGACTGCTGCCAATGATGCCATTGTGTTATTTGATGAATATGGTCAAGTTAAATTCTGGAATAAGGCAGCTGAAAAAATGTTTCTTTACGATGAAGAGGATATTTTAGATAATAATATTCGCGTTCTGTTTTCCTCTGATAATGAGAATGATGACTTTGCTCGAGGTTTAGAAACCATACAGCATGCCATTGATAATCATCTACTTGGGGAAAATATTGAGTTTGTAGCTACTAAAGCGGATGGTAGCGAAATCCCTGTAGAAATGTCTTTGGCAGCCGTTGATATTGACGATGAGCATTTGGTTTTAAGTATAATGAGAGATATCAGTCAACGCAAACATGACTTAGAAGAAATAAAAAGATTTAAATTAATTTCGGATTTGGCAAATTATGGTTTGGCCATTACCAATGACATAGGTGAGTTTGTATATGTAAACAAATACTTTGCTGAATTAATAGAATATGAGCAAGAAGAAATGTTAGGAAGAAGCTTTTTTACAGTAACACCTAGGGTTTCTAAATCTGAAATCGCAGATTTTGTGGAGAAATCTTCAAATATCCATGGTGGTGAGGGTCTCGAACTTATAGTGGTGAGTAAAAGTGAGAAAGAGATTCCTGTCATGTTTAATAGTGTTATTATTCGTGATAAATATGGAGCTCCAAAGTTTTACGCCGTTTCAGCAACCGATATTCGTGAGCGAAAAGAATATGAAGAGAATATACTAAAAGCTAAGAGATTGGCCGAGGAGTCTGATAGGATGAAAACAGCGTTTCTTTCAACCATATCTCATGAACTAAGAACTCCCTTAAATGCCATTATAGGGTTTGCGGAGTTAATTAGAGTGACAGAAGTAGATATGGATGACGTTAAGGATTTTAACGATGAAATATATAAAGGAGGCAATCATCTACTTTCTATTGTAGAAGATATTCTAGATATTAGTATGCTGGAAAGCAAGGATCTTAAGATATATCCAGTAGAATTTTCTCTCAATAATCTGATGAAAATAGTCCATCAAAAATTTTACTCCAATCAGAGATATGATAATCATAATATTAATTTGGTTTGGAAAGGGAATAGAAAAGATGGAGAAGAAGTCTTCTTCACAGATAACAGTAAGCTGGAGCAGATTTTGACCAAGCTTATTGACAATGCATTTAAGTTCTCCACCAAAGGAACCATAGAGTTTGGCTATAAATACAACGAAAAAGAGAATTTATATGACTTTTATGTTAAAGATGAAGGAAAAGGTATACAAGGAACCAAATTAACTGATATATTTGAAAGTTTTAAGCAAGCTGAGGAAGGAAATAACCGTGCGCACGATGGTTTGGGTCTTGGTTTGTCAATAGTTAACCAATTATTAGAATTAATGAAGGGGGAGATTTATGTTGACTCTGAGCTTGGAAAAGGCTCAATCTTTACTTTCAACATCAATCAAGCTTAA
- a CDS encoding cell wall metabolism sensor histidine kinase WalK: protein MKLKESSSIALQISLILGFIVSAILIYIYLITSTNLFLLLGILFIFVLVTFWIIQNYIERYIYDHIKVIYKLIHDHKVKSNHKGKPNQTKIANIKSVHQEVLEWSDDYEKEISQLKQLEQYRKEYIGNISHELKTPLFTILGYISTLIDGGLEDDNINTKYLERSEKNINRLIGIVKELETISQLESGELKLNISRFNIKALCDELLESFEMKVDKKNILMYYGKNYDRPIYVNADKEKVARLISNLLGNAIKYGYANTGKVKISFFDMDENLLVEITDNGPGINKEDLPRIYERFYRTDKARSRELGGTGLGLAIVKHIVEAHKQSIYTRSTIGIGTTFGFTLEKA, encoded by the coding sequence ATGAAATTAAAAGAGTCTTCCAGTATTGCGTTACAAATCAGTCTAATTCTTGGCTTTATTGTTAGTGCGATTTTAATTTATATCTACCTTATTACCAGCACCAACCTATTTCTATTACTGGGTATTTTATTCATTTTTGTCTTGGTAACTTTTTGGATTATACAAAACTATATTGAGCGATATATTTATGACCATATTAAGGTGATTTACAAACTCATTCACGATCATAAAGTAAAAAGCAATCACAAAGGCAAACCCAATCAAACAAAAATCGCCAATATAAAATCGGTTCATCAAGAGGTATTGGAATGGAGCGATGATTATGAAAAAGAAATCTCTCAACTCAAACAATTAGAGCAATATAGAAAAGAATATATCGGCAATATTTCTCACGAATTAAAAACTCCTTTATTCACTATTTTAGGATATATTTCTACACTAATTGATGGTGGATTAGAGGATGATAATATAAATACTAAATACCTAGAAAGGTCTGAAAAAAACATTAACCGATTAATTGGAATTGTAAAAGAGTTGGAGACCATTAGTCAATTAGAGTCTGGTGAGTTAAAGCTCAATATCAGTCGTTTCAACATTAAAGCATTATGTGACGAACTTTTAGAATCTTTCGAAATGAAAGTAGATAAGAAAAACATCCTAATGTATTATGGAAAAAATTACGACCGGCCTATTTATGTGAATGCTGATAAAGAAAAAGTAGCGAGGTTAATAAGTAATCTTTTAGGAAACGCTATTAAATATGGCTATGCAAACACTGGGAAAGTTAAAATCAGTTTCTTTGATATGGACGAGAACTTGTTGGTAGAAATTACAGATAACGGACCAGGAATAAACAAGGAAGATTTACCTCGCATATATGAGCGATTCTATAGAACAGACAAAGCTAGAAGTCGTGAATTAGGAGGTACCGGCCTAGGTTTAGCCATAGTAAAACATATAGTAGAAGCACACAAACAAAGTATCTATACCAGAAGCACTATTGGCATCGGAACGACTTTTGGGTTTACCTTGGAGAAAGCCTAG
- a CDS encoding response regulator transcription factor, translated as MNLTMQTILLVDDEDDILEFLSYNLKKSGYNVHTASNGEEGIKKALKVKPDLIILDVMMPKMDGIEACDQLRQLPELGNPIIIFLTARSEDYSQIAGYDVGADDYISKPIKPKVLVSKVKSLLRRSSQNNETNSDPSGHIMQIHDSFSIDKERYLVIKDGIDILLPKKEFELLMLFASKIDKVFTREEIFSKVWGNDVIVGDRTIDVHIRKIREKIGPEYIQTMKGVGYKFIDTSK; from the coding sequence ATGAACCTAACAATGCAAACCATATTATTAGTTGACGATGAGGATGATATCCTTGAATTTTTAAGCTATAATTTAAAGAAAAGCGGATACAATGTGCATACAGCAAGCAATGGTGAGGAAGGTATAAAAAAGGCATTAAAAGTAAAACCAGACCTCATTATCTTAGATGTCATGATGCCTAAAATGGATGGCATTGAAGCATGTGATCAATTAAGGCAACTCCCAGAACTTGGAAACCCAATCATCATATTCCTCACTGCACGCTCTGAAGATTATTCTCAAATAGCTGGCTATGATGTTGGAGCTGACGATTATATTTCTAAACCCATTAAACCTAAGGTATTAGTAAGTAAAGTAAAATCATTACTTCGTCGTTCTAGTCAAAATAATGAAACCAATTCAGATCCCTCTGGTCATATCATGCAAATCCATGATTCTTTCTCAATTGATAAAGAAAGATATTTAGTTATTAAAGATGGTATTGATATCTTATTACCGAAAAAAGAATTTGAACTTTTGATGCTATTTGCCTCTAAGATTGATAAAGTTTTTACTCGTGAAGAAATATTCTCAAAAGTTTGGGGTAATGATGTTATCGTCGGAGACAGAACTATTGACGTTCATATTAGAAAAATTAGAGAGAAAATAGGCCCTGAATATATTCAAACTATGAAAGGTGTTGGATATAAGTTTATTGACACTTCAAAATAA
- a CDS encoding response regulator, whose translation MNESYNVNEYQWEGKTVLIAEDITSNYNFLRLLLKRSKIEIIWVENGQDALTEVQNNDNIDLLLLDINLPIMNGYEAAEAIKKIRPELPIIAQTAYALEGDREKALLAGCDDYIPKPIVISTLLRKMNGYLNQ comes from the coding sequence ATGAATGAATCTTATAATGTGAATGAATACCAGTGGGAAGGTAAAACTGTTTTAATTGCTGAAGATATAACCAGTAACTATAACTTTTTGCGACTATTATTAAAGCGTTCAAAAATTGAAATCATTTGGGTTGAAAATGGACAGGATGCTTTAACTGAAGTCCAAAATAATGATAACATAGATTTGTTGTTATTAGATATTAACTTGCCTATTATGAATGGTTATGAAGCAGCCGAAGCCATCAAGAAAATTAGACCAGAGCTTCCAATTATTGCCCAAACAGCTTATGCTTTAGAGGGTGATAGGGAAAAAGCGCTATTAGCTGGTTGCGATGACTATATACCCAAACCTATTGTTATCTCCACTCTGCTAAGAAAGATGAATGGCTATTTGAATCAATAA
- a CDS encoding outer membrane beta-barrel protein produces MIKKILFSLLVLSTFVFFSQQVKAQEFGGGLLGGLVGSQVAGDPSSGYHKLGIYGGLFVNRQFTLKSGAQLEMYYIQKGARENPTDENGNFQYLMRVSYLEIPVLYNFTLNKTLILTGGIAYSYLIGTPYEEANFSTSVPDTEFYQHSATFILGIEYKINNQLSASFRTNNSITPIRPHASGATRFANQGQYSDALTIGLTYNFFNQKLN; encoded by the coding sequence ATGATAAAAAAAATACTTTTTTCATTACTTGTTTTATCAACTTTTGTTTTCTTTTCACAGCAAGTCAAAGCTCAGGAATTTGGAGGCGGATTATTGGGCGGCCTTGTGGGAAGTCAAGTAGCAGGAGATCCAAGCTCTGGTTATCACAAACTTGGAATTTATGGCGGATTATTTGTAAATAGACAGTTTACCCTAAAGTCTGGAGCTCAACTAGAAATGTATTATATTCAAAAGGGAGCTCGAGAAAATCCTACTGATGAAAATGGTAATTTTCAATACCTAATGCGAGTGAGTTATTTGGAAATCCCTGTTTTATATAATTTTACTTTGAATAAAACATTGATTTTAACTGGAGGAATTGCTTATAGCTATTTGATAGGAACACCATATGAGGAGGCTAATTTTAGTACTAGCGTGCCTGATACTGAGTTTTATCAGCATAGTGCAACTTTTATATTGGGAATTGAATATAAAATTAATAATCAGTTATCAGCTTCCTTCAGAACCAATAATAGTATTACACCAATACGTCCTCATGCTTCTGGTGCTACTCGTTTTGCAAATCAAGGACAATATTCTGATGCACTTACAATTGGTTTGACTTATAATTTTTTCAATCAGAAATTAAACTAA
- a CDS encoding sulfite exporter TauE/SafE family protein has protein sequence MFITTALILGLLGSFHCVGMCGPIAVALPINNQTWWSRLAGTFLYNIGRAITYAAMGAVFGVLGEGIRLGGFQSWISIVMGVIMIISVLFPVLFRNTRILDKYIYGYVNKLKAYLGPLLRNSSLGSLFVIGLLNGLLPCGLVYVALAGAIATGGVASGALFMFVFGLGTLPLLAIVTLAGNIISGPFKSKINKIIPLVIIIIGVLFILRGLSLGIPYISPPAKNLHIQQEIDTSGNRGCCGNGKQMKSSAFQLLSGGKLIF, from the coding sequence ATGTTTATTACCACTGCATTAATTCTTGGACTTTTAGGATCTTTTCACTGTGTGGGAATGTGTGGTCCAATTGCTGTCGCATTGCCCATCAATAATCAAACGTGGTGGAGTAGGTTGGCGGGAACGTTCTTGTATAATATTGGCAGAGCTATCACCTATGCGGCAATGGGAGCTGTATTTGGTGTGCTTGGCGAAGGCATCCGGCTTGGTGGATTTCAGAGCTGGATTTCAATTGTAATGGGAGTTATTATGATAATTAGTGTCTTATTTCCTGTGTTATTTCGAAATACTAGAATATTAGACAAATATATTTATGGATATGTAAATAAGCTTAAGGCTTATCTTGGACCGTTATTACGTAATAGTTCTTTGGGTTCTTTATTTGTGATTGGTCTACTCAATGGATTGTTACCTTGTGGTTTAGTTTATGTGGCATTGGCTGGTGCTATTGCCACTGGAGGAGTCGCATCTGGGGCTTTGTTTATGTTTGTTTTTGGCTTAGGAACTTTGCCTTTATTGGCTATTGTTACTTTAGCAGGAAATATCATTTCAGGACCTTTCAAGTCTAAGATTAACAAGATTATTCCTTTGGTCATAATTATTATAGGAGTTTTGTTTATTTTGAGAGGGTTGAGTTTAGGTATTCCATATATTAGTCCGCCAGCTAAAAATTTACATATTCAACAAGAAATTGATACTTCTGGAAATAGGGGGTGTTGTGGAAATGGAAAACAAATGAAATCTTCCGCTTTTCAGCTACTCTCTGGTGGAAAATTGATTTTCTAA
- a CDS encoding FixH family protein, protein MKIKWNWGTGIFLAILAMMAFVFLLVFKSFDYKINKVSEDYYERGLNHTEQMQRVENTRLYAQGFSVIYSNDCLVKFPEYFIGKKLEGQILFFRPSDFDYDRSFEINLDENGTQTFQLDYFLKGRYIVKVTFEHESVPYYLEEEIIFN, encoded by the coding sequence ATGAAAATTAAATGGAATTGGGGTACTGGAATTTTCCTTGCGATTTTAGCTATGATGGCTTTTGTATTTTTATTGGTGTTTAAATCATTTGATTATAAGATTAATAAGGTTTCAGAAGATTATTATGAACGTGGATTGAATCATACTGAGCAAATGCAAAGAGTTGAAAATACAAGATTATACGCTCAAGGTTTCAGTGTGATATATTCAAATGATTGTTTGGTGAAGTTCCCAGAGTATTTTATTGGAAAAAAGCTAGAAGGTCAGATTCTATTCTTTCGTCCTTCCGATTTTGATTACGACAGAAGTTTTGAAATTAATTTAGATGAAAATGGAACCCAAACATTCCAACTCGATTATTTTCTTAAAGGAAGGTATATTGTTAAAGTCACTTTCGAACATGAATCTGTTCCATATTATCTGGAGGAAGAAATCATTTTTAATTAG
- a CDS encoding lamin tail domain-containing protein, with product MISNLRILISLLLSLSFLGVKAQDLVINEVLASNINGITDSYGEQSDWIEIYNNSSTTINLNSYSLSDKNDNPQKWKFPNVNISSHGYLLVFASENATIGNELHCNFKISQEGEYISLYKPSGVLVDRIDSVELRADVSYGHKLDASGNMKFFGLPTPQTSNTSTAYNGFVSDPIVSHESGFYTDDINVSIVHGGSQVFLRYTLDGSVPTPSSPVYNSEIQFSDATSKPNGISLIKTNPSFDYPKPGFTESRANNRGYLNPYSNINKTNVLKVKAFKDGYLPSETLSSTFFIYSEAEEKYSLPVISLTTDAPNFFDDEMGIYVYGTTGELGNYYESGREWERPTLVQYFENDGTLGFEQYLGARIHGGGGRHSTVKNLRMYARSEYGKDEMKYKFFDNSNINKFKRFMIRGPGHRPDCTPRDDFADLLLQNYNMDVQHVQHVILFVNGEYWGIHSIKERFDQKYLSLKYGKKDDDYVILRDSGKLDSGEEGDEAHYDNLLDFVESNNMEEDENYEYVQTQIDIDNYLSYFSSEVYMGNVDWVITNIKFWRYKGFDKSTKSINGLDGRWRWFMFDFDLVFGGSCDDISSNVNVLDDAFDQEHGKATILARGLKENDQFVIDLVNRTCDHMNSNFNQSNFREKLEEIDQSMTPEMLEHVSRWRYPSIATTLNVRQNEIPTLTQWTNVLDDLYNFPKDRKRKIIDHYTEEFNLEDTIHIALNVNDKNMGNIKINSLFVSEALDGVSESVYPWHGTYFEDIPFQLVAMPKLGYRFVEWQETGDTDASLMVDLDEGAVFTALFEEDPDFVFEDAIFINEFMAVNKSTITDEYNANADWIEIYNPNDKQVDLANFYISDDADDAFKYQFPFGTVSTIIEAYGYKLIWCDDRTERGPLHTNFKLSSSGDDILLMAPDSSLIDNITFGAQGEDIAYGREMDGDETWIYFQKPFGPTPNATNNAAAIDELNQVLLKLYPNPVKSGNRVYFQHQVNIQLHNNLGQLLLLKDNVTYLDTDGLESGVYIISSENFGRTKLLVN from the coding sequence ATGATTTCAAATTTACGAATTTTAATTTCGCTTCTATTAAGTCTGTCATTTTTAGGTGTAAAGGCTCAGGATTTGGTTATAAATGAGGTCTTAGCCTCTAATATAAATGGGATCACTGATAGCTATGGAGAGCAGAGTGATTGGATAGAAATCTATAATAATAGTTCTACCACCATTAATTTGAATTCTTATTCATTGTCGGATAAGAATGATAATCCACAAAAATGGAAATTCCCCAATGTTAACATATCTTCTCATGGCTACTTATTGGTTTTTGCCTCGGAAAATGCTACAATTGGTAATGAATTGCATTGTAATTTTAAAATATCCCAAGAAGGTGAATATATTAGTTTGTATAAGCCATCAGGTGTTTTAGTGGATAGGATAGATTCTGTTGAACTAAGAGCTGATGTCTCATATGGTCATAAGCTAGACGCATCGGGAAATATGAAGTTTTTTGGACTTCCAACTCCTCAAACATCAAATACATCAACTGCCTATAATGGTTTTGTAAGTGACCCAATTGTGAGTCATGAATCAGGATTTTATACTGATGATATTAATGTTTCAATCGTACACGGCGGCTCTCAGGTATTTCTTCGATACACTCTCGATGGTTCTGTTCCAACGCCAAGTAGTCCTGTATATAATTCAGAAATTCAATTTTCAGATGCCACAAGCAAGCCAAATGGGATTTCATTGATAAAAACGAATCCAAGTTTCGACTATCCTAAACCTGGCTTTACTGAAAGCAGAGCGAATAATAGGGGATATTTAAATCCTTATTCCAATATCAATAAAACAAATGTATTAAAAGTTAAAGCTTTTAAAGATGGATACCTTCCAAGTGAAACATTAAGTTCTACGTTTTTTATATATTCTGAAGCTGAGGAAAAGTATAGTTTGCCTGTTATTTCCTTAACCACTGATGCCCCCAATTTTTTCGATGATGAAATGGGAATATATGTATATGGAACAACAGGGGAATTGGGGAATTATTACGAAAGTGGACGCGAATGGGAGCGTCCTACCTTGGTACAATATTTTGAGAATGATGGTACTTTAGGATTTGAACAATATTTAGGAGCTAGAATCCATGGGGGAGGTGGAAGGCACTCCACAGTGAAGAACCTTAGAATGTATGCCCGAAGCGAATATGGCAAAGATGAAATGAAATATAAGTTCTTTGATAATAGCAACATTAATAAGTTCAAACGTTTTATGATAAGAGGACCAGGCCACAGACCTGATTGTACGCCTCGCGATGATTTTGCAGACCTTTTACTGCAGAATTATAATATGGATGTTCAGCATGTTCAGCATGTTATTCTTTTCGTTAATGGGGAGTATTGGGGCATACACTCTATTAAAGAACGTTTCGACCAAAAGTACTTATCCTTAAAGTATGGAAAGAAAGATGACGACTATGTCATTTTGAGGGATAGTGGTAAGTTGGATTCTGGTGAAGAAGGTGATGAAGCACATTATGATAACCTGCTCGACTTTGTTGAAAGTAACAATATGGAGGAGGACGAGAATTACGAGTATGTTCAAACCCAAATTGATATTGATAATTATTTAAGTTACTTCTCATCAGAGGTGTATATGGGTAATGTGGATTGGGTGATCACAAATATAAAATTTTGGAGATATAAGGGTTTCGATAAAAGCACTAAATCAATAAATGGTTTAGATGGGCGTTGGAGATGGTTTATGTTTGATTTTGATTTGGTGTTTGGTGGGTCCTGTGACGATATATCTTCAAATGTAAACGTATTGGATGATGCTTTTGATCAAGAACATGGTAAAGCAACCATTTTAGCTCGCGGACTTAAAGAGAATGATCAGTTTGTGATTGATCTTGTAAATAGAACTTGTGATCACATGAATTCTAATTTTAATCAATCTAATTTTAGAGAAAAGTTAGAGGAGATTGATCAATCAATGACTCCTGAAATGCTAGAACATGTGAGCCGATGGAGATACCCTTCTATAGCTACCACATTAAATGTTAGACAAAATGAAATTCCTACGCTTACTCAATGGACAAATGTTTTAGATGATTTATATAATTTCCCAAAAGATAGAAAGCGTAAAATAATTGACCATTATACGGAAGAGTTTAACCTTGAGGATACCATTCATATTGCATTAAATGTAAATGATAAAAATATGGGAAATATTAAAATAAATTCTCTATTTGTTTCTGAGGCTTTAGATGGGGTATCAGAGAGTGTTTACCCATGGCATGGTACTTATTTCGAAGATATTCCTTTCCAATTGGTCGCAATGCCTAAATTGGGATATCGCTTTGTGGAGTGGCAGGAAACAGGAGATACGGATGCTTCTTTGATGGTGGATTTAGATGAAGGTGCAGTGTTTACAGCTCTTTTTGAAGAAGACCCTGATTTTGTTTTTGAGGATGCTATATTTATTAATGAGTTTATGGCAGTAAATAAATCCACTATTACTGATGAATATAATGCCAATGCCGATTGGATTGAAATCTATAACCCAAATGATAAACAAGTGGATTTAGCCAATTTTTATATTTCTGATGATGCTGATGATGCCTTTAAATATCAATTCCCCTTTGGAACAGTATCTACCATAATTGAAGCATATGGCTACAAGCTGATTTGGTGTGATGATAGAACTGAACGAGGTCCTTTACACACCAATTTCAAACTAAGTTCATCAGGGGATGATATTTTATTAATGGCACCAGATTCTTCATTAATTGATAATATAACATTTGGTGCACAAGGGGAAGATATCGCTTATGGTAGAGAAATGGATGGAGATGAAACATGGATATATTTCCAAAAACCTTTTGGTCCAACACCAAACGCCACCAATAATGCCGCAGCTATTGATGAATTGAACCAAGTGCTGCTGAAATTATATCCTAATCCTGTAAAAAGTGGGAATAGAGTATATTTCCAACATCAAGTAAATATACAGTTGCACAATAATCTCGGACAACTATTATTGCTGAAAGATAATGTTACTTACCTTGATACTGATGGACTTGAATCTGGAGTGTATATTATTTCTTCGGAAAATTTTGGTCGTACAAAATTGCTTGTTAATTAA